The following proteins are encoded in a genomic region of Neovison vison isolate M4711 chromosome 12, ASM_NN_V1, whole genome shotgun sequence:
- the PROSER2 gene encoding proline and serine-rich protein 2, with the protein MPVNRQQSDSSEMDSDVSPSCGLSDLSRGGSLDSRSSSSRSRSLTLDDESLKYLTHEEKDVILFFEETIDSLEDDFEEQVLCDGHSPASLEERASGHSEPGEVIDLVQPAPEAGEPESLPAGTAAAGTGPVGKEDIPVLEGRKPEAGDPPLPDPATPEAPPVPPSPPVATAAAPPRKELLAPAPPSEHPKLPRSVPTPLVIAQKMSEKVAGNEGFPPVSPSKESKPGDWRTLPSGAPRHGDSFLWHKHTAQPAPKIHRFPSNISVTNSAGKEFNKTISKAAVNVQERKARVLANINGVSFLAAGEVEDRAPRAEVAELGTRGQSKPGPIHDAASTRAGSHTGTLQSRGVQTEQCPPLANGFQSIHDVLKSEPSAFVSMGKTVTFRPDPALAGKLARQNASRSLYEHRQPDCSQDARKRSGSLPRAVGFRPQGITVQFSGRGSTEEARREALRKLGLLKENL; encoded by the exons GATGACGAGAGTCTGAAGTACCTGACGCACGAGGAAAAGGATGTCATCCTGTTTTTCGAAGAGACCATCGATTCCCTGGAAGACGACTTTGAGGAGCAAGTCCTGTGTGACGGCCACTCTCCGGCGTCTTTGGAAGAGCGTGCTTCTGGTCACTCAGAGCCGGGAGAGGTGATCGACTTAGTGCAGCCAGCACCAGAGGCGGGAGAACCGGAGAGCCTCCCAGCTGGGACAGCAGCAGCAG GGACTGGCCCTGTTGGGAAGGAAGACATTCCTGTCCTTGAGGGCAGGAAACCAGAAGCCGGGGATCCTCCCTTGCCAGACCCAGCAACTCCAGAGGCCCCTCCTGTGCCGCCCTCCCCGCCTGTGGCCACAGCAGCCGCGCCCCCTAGGAAAGAGCTGCTGGCCCCGGCTCCCCCTTCAGAGCACCCCAAACTGCCCCGCTCCGTTCCCACTCCCCTGGTAATCGCTCAGAAAATGTCTGAGAAGGTGGCAGGGAATGAAGGGTTTCCACCTGTGTCCCCCTCCAAGGAGAGCAAGCCAGGGGACTGGAGGACACTGCCTTCGGGGGCCCCTCGGCATGGGGACTCTTTCCTGTGGCACAAACACACAGCCCAGCCCGCGCCCAAGATCCACCGCTTCCCAAGCAACATCAGCGTGACCAACAGCGCGGGGAAGGAGTTCAACAAGACCATCTCCAAAGCAGCTGTCAACGTGCAGGAGCGGAAAGCCCGGGTCTTGGCCAACATCAATGGCGTCTCTTTCCTGGCCGCGGGGGAGGTGGAAGACCGGGCCCCCAGGGCTGAGGTTGCCGAGCTAGGGACGCGTGGCCAGAGCAAGCCAGGCCCAATCCACGATGCCGCGTCCACGCGGGCGGGCAGCCACACCGGCACTCTGCAGTCCAGAGGCGTGCAGACCGAACAGTGCCCGCCATTGGCCAATGGCTTCCAGAGCATCCACGACGTCCTGAAGAGTGAGCCCAGTGCCTTcgtctcaatggggaaaactgtcACCTTCCGTCCAGACCCGGCACTGGCCGGCAAACTTGCACGGCAGAATGCCAGCAGGAGCCTTTATGAGCACCGGCAGCCGGACTGTAGCCAGGATGCCAGGAAGCGGTCAGGGTCGCTGCCCAGGGCTGTTGGGTTTAGGCCCCAGGGTATCACTGTCCAGTTCTCTGGTCGTGGCTCCACGGAGGAGGCCCGCCGGGAGGCCCTGCGCAAGCTCGGCCTTCTGAAGGAGAACTTGtga